The Kwoniella mangroviensis CBS 8507 chromosome 1 map unlocalized Ctg02, whole genome shotgun sequence genome window below encodes:
- a CDS encoding S-formylglutathione hydrolase, translating to MSLEKVSSNRVSTGYLTKYKFPSTSLGGLSTQFNIFLPSSASASSPAPVLFYLAGLTCNEDTGAQKGGLLNTAGKEGIAVVFPDTSPRGAGVEGEDDDWQLGTGAGFYLNATAEKWKKHYNMYDLVVKELPEVIKEANLGVDFSRWSITGHSMGGHGALSIYLKNPGSFKSASAFAPACNPSRTPWGINAFTNYLDAKTRSSPPSEWLPYDSTHLLQNYQGESNILIDVGSEDDFLKKGQLEPQAISSLNKKGVEVRMQDGFDHSYYFISTFAPEHVEYHAKFLKA from the exons ATGAGCCTCGAAAAAGTATCCTCCAACCGAGTCTCCACAGGCTACTTGACAAAATACAaattcccttccacctctcttGGCGGGCTTTCCACCCAattcaacatcttccttccttcctctgcATCAGCCAGCTCCCCTGCCCCTGTACTGTTCTACTTGGCCGGTCTTACATGCAACGAAGATACCGGTGCTCAGAAGGGGGGACTGTTGAATACAGCtggtaaagaaggtatagCGGTGGTTTTCCCCGATACGTCGCCTAGAGGGGCGGGGGTCGagggggaagatgatgattggcaaTTGGGAACTG GAGCCGGTTTCTACCTCAATGCGACCGCtgagaagtggaagaaacATTATAACATGTATGATCTGGTTGTGAAGGAGCTTCCTGAGGTGATCAAGGAGGCCAACCTCGGTGTG GACTTCTCGAGATGGTCGATCACTGGTCACTCGATGGGAG GTCACGGTGCACTATCGATCTACCTCAAGAATCCAGGTTCATTTAAATCTGCCTCGGCATTCGCTCCAGCTTG TAATCCCTCGCGTACTCCATGGGGAATTAACGCATTCACAAATTACCTCGATGCCAAAACTCGTTCTTCACCACCTAGCGAATGGTTACCATACGATTCCACCCACCTCTTACAGAACTATCAGGGTGAATCGAACATTTTGATTGATGTAggttcggaagatgatttccttAAGAAGGGTCAATTGGAACCTCAAGCTATATCGAGTTTGAATAAGAAGGGAGTAGAAGTCAGGATGCAAGACGGGTTTGATCATTCTTATTACTTT ATCTCGACCTTCGCTCCTGAGCATGTTGAATACCATGCTAAATTCCTCAAAGCGTGA